A genome region from Prinia subflava isolate CZ2003 ecotype Zambia chromosome 12, Cam_Psub_1.2, whole genome shotgun sequence includes the following:
- the CYTH1 gene encoding cytohesin-1 isoform X1 yields MPPSFPRKAPTSGVSLPLAAADMAGLLVTSAQPPPGRDLPGLWSSPAVPAALQSHPAPRLSQDPGWSPCPLPVPSDLTPEECQELENIRRRKQELLADIQRLKDEIAEVTNEIENLGSTEERKNMQRNKQVAMGRKKFNMDPKKGIQFLIENDLLKNTCEDIAQFLYKGEGLNKTAIGDYLGERDEFNIQVLHAFVELHEFTDLNLVQALRQFLWSFRLPGEAQKIDRMMEAFAQRYCQCNPGVFQSTDTCYVLSFAIIMLNTSLHNPNVKDKPTAERFIAMNRGINDGGDLPEELLQNLYESIKNEPFKIPEDDGNDLTHTFFNPDREGWLLKLGGRVKTWKRRWFILTDNCLYYFEYTTDKEPRGIIPLENLSIREVEDSKKPNCFELYIPDNKDQVIKACKTEADGRVVEGNHTVYRISAPTPEEKEEWIKCIKAAISRDPFYEMLAARKKKVSSTKRH; encoded by the exons ATGCCGCCTTCCTTCCCTAGAAAAGCTCCTACGTCTGGGGTTTCTcttcctctggctgctgctgacaTGGCTGGGCTGCTTGTCACGAGTGCTCAGCCTCCACCGGGGAGGGACCTTCCggggctctggagcagccctgccgtccctgctgccctgcagtcTCATCCTGCACCACGCCTATCCCAGGACCCCGGCTGGAgcccctgccctctcccag TGCCCAGTGACCTGACCCCAGAGgagtgccaggagctggagaacATCCGCCGCcgaaagcaggagctgctggctgacATACAG cGCCTGAAGGATGAGATAGCAGAAGTGACGAATGAGATCGAGAACCTGGGCTCCACGGAGGAGAG GAAAAACATGCAGAGGAACAAGCAGGTGGCCATGGGCAGGAAGAAGTTCAACATGGATCCCAAGAAG GGCATCCAGTTCCTGATTGAGAACGACCTGCTGAAGAACACATGTGAGGACATTGCTCAGTTCCTGTACAAGGGAGAGGGCCTCAACAAGACAGCCATCGGCGACTACTTGGGCGAGAG GGATGAGTTCAACATCCAAGTCCTGCATGCCTTTGTGGAGCTGCATGAATTCACCGACCTCAACCTTGTGCAGGCCCTGCG GCAGTTCCTGTGGAGCTTCCGGCTGCCGGGGGAGGCACAGAAGATTGACCGGATGATGGAGGCTTTTGCCCAGCGGTACTGCCAGTGCAACCCCGGTGTCTTCCAGTCCACAG acACCTGCTACGTGCTGTCCTTCGCCATCATCATGCTGAACACGAGCCTGCACAATCCCAACGTGAAGGACAAGCCCACGGCAGAGCGGTTCATCGCCATGAACCGCGGCATCAACGACGGCGGGGACCtgcctgaggagctgctccag AATCTGTATGAGAGCATCAAGAATGAGCCTTTCAAAATCCCTGAGGATGATGGCAATGACCTCACCCACACCTTCTTCAACCCCGACCGGGAGGGCTGGCTCCTGAAGCTTG gaggCAGGGTGAAGACGTGGAAGCGGCGCTGGTTCATCCTGACTGACAACTGCCTTTACTACTTCGAGTACACAACG GACAAGGAGCCCCGTGGCATCATCCCCCTGGAGAACCTGAGCATCCGTGAGGTGGAGGACTCGAAGAAGCCC AACTGCTTTGAGCTCTACATTCCTGACAACAAGGACCAGGTGATCAAGGCCTGCAAGACAGAGGCGGATGGGCGTGTGGTGGAGGGGAACCACACTGTGTACCGCATCTCTGCCCCCACacctgaggagaaggaggagtgGATCAAGTGCATCAA ggctgccatcAGCCGGGACCCCTTCTACGAGATGCTGGCTGCCAGGAAGAAGAAGGTCTCCTCCACCAAGAGGCACTAG
- the CYTH1 gene encoding cytohesin-1 isoform X2, giving the protein MGTVSELCASSFQAFLCPSVAAKAVPSDLTPEECQELENIRRRKQELLADIQRLKDEIAEVTNEIENLGSTEERKNMQRNKQVAMGRKKFNMDPKKGIQFLIENDLLKNTCEDIAQFLYKGEGLNKTAIGDYLGERDEFNIQVLHAFVELHEFTDLNLVQALRQFLWSFRLPGEAQKIDRMMEAFAQRYCQCNPGVFQSTDTCYVLSFAIIMLNTSLHNPNVKDKPTAERFIAMNRGINDGGDLPEELLQNLYESIKNEPFKIPEDDGNDLTHTFFNPDREGWLLKLGGRVKTWKRRWFILTDNCLYYFEYTTDKEPRGIIPLENLSIREVEDSKKPNCFELYIPDNKDQVIKACKTEADGRVVEGNHTVYRISAPTPEEKEEWIKCIKAAISRDPFYEMLAARKKKVSSTKRH; this is encoded by the exons ATGGGGACAGTCAGCGAGCTCTGCGCCTCCAGTTTCCAGGCATTCCTCTGTCCCTCGGTGGCTGCCAAGGCAG TGCCCAGTGACCTGACCCCAGAGgagtgccaggagctggagaacATCCGCCGCcgaaagcaggagctgctggctgacATACAG cGCCTGAAGGATGAGATAGCAGAAGTGACGAATGAGATCGAGAACCTGGGCTCCACGGAGGAGAG GAAAAACATGCAGAGGAACAAGCAGGTGGCCATGGGCAGGAAGAAGTTCAACATGGATCCCAAGAAG GGCATCCAGTTCCTGATTGAGAACGACCTGCTGAAGAACACATGTGAGGACATTGCTCAGTTCCTGTACAAGGGAGAGGGCCTCAACAAGACAGCCATCGGCGACTACTTGGGCGAGAG GGATGAGTTCAACATCCAAGTCCTGCATGCCTTTGTGGAGCTGCATGAATTCACCGACCTCAACCTTGTGCAGGCCCTGCG GCAGTTCCTGTGGAGCTTCCGGCTGCCGGGGGAGGCACAGAAGATTGACCGGATGATGGAGGCTTTTGCCCAGCGGTACTGCCAGTGCAACCCCGGTGTCTTCCAGTCCACAG acACCTGCTACGTGCTGTCCTTCGCCATCATCATGCTGAACACGAGCCTGCACAATCCCAACGTGAAGGACAAGCCCACGGCAGAGCGGTTCATCGCCATGAACCGCGGCATCAACGACGGCGGGGACCtgcctgaggagctgctccag AATCTGTATGAGAGCATCAAGAATGAGCCTTTCAAAATCCCTGAGGATGATGGCAATGACCTCACCCACACCTTCTTCAACCCCGACCGGGAGGGCTGGCTCCTGAAGCTTG gaggCAGGGTGAAGACGTGGAAGCGGCGCTGGTTCATCCTGACTGACAACTGCCTTTACTACTTCGAGTACACAACG GACAAGGAGCCCCGTGGCATCATCCCCCTGGAGAACCTGAGCATCCGTGAGGTGGAGGACTCGAAGAAGCCC AACTGCTTTGAGCTCTACATTCCTGACAACAAGGACCAGGTGATCAAGGCCTGCAAGACAGAGGCGGATGGGCGTGTGGTGGAGGGGAACCACACTGTGTACCGCATCTCTGCCCCCACacctgaggagaaggaggagtgGATCAAGTGCATCAA ggctgccatcAGCCGGGACCCCTTCTACGAGATGCTGGCTGCCAGGAAGAAGAAGGTCTCCTCCACCAAGAGGCACTAG
- the CYTH1 gene encoding cytohesin-1 isoform X5, producing MQRNKQVAMGRKKFNMDPKKGIQFLIENDLLKNTCEDIAQFLYKGEGLNKTAIGDYLGERDEFNIQVLHAFVELHEFTDLNLVQALRQFLWSFRLPGEAQKIDRMMEAFAQRYCQCNPGVFQSTDTCYVLSFAIIMLNTSLHNPNVKDKPTAERFIAMNRGINDGGDLPEELLQNLYESIKNEPFKIPEDDGNDLTHTFFNPDREGWLLKLGGGRVKTWKRRWFILTDNCLYYFEYTTDKEPRGIIPLENLSIREVEDSKKPNCFELYIPDNKDQVIKACKTEADGRVVEGNHTVYRISAPTPEEKEEWIKCIKAAISRDPFYEMLAARKKKVSSTKRH from the exons ATGCAGAGGAACAAGCAGGTGGCCATGGGCAGGAAGAAGTTCAACATGGATCCCAAGAAG GGCATCCAGTTCCTGATTGAGAACGACCTGCTGAAGAACACATGTGAGGACATTGCTCAGTTCCTGTACAAGGGAGAGGGCCTCAACAAGACAGCCATCGGCGACTACTTGGGCGAGAG GGATGAGTTCAACATCCAAGTCCTGCATGCCTTTGTGGAGCTGCATGAATTCACCGACCTCAACCTTGTGCAGGCCCTGCG GCAGTTCCTGTGGAGCTTCCGGCTGCCGGGGGAGGCACAGAAGATTGACCGGATGATGGAGGCTTTTGCCCAGCGGTACTGCCAGTGCAACCCCGGTGTCTTCCAGTCCACAG acACCTGCTACGTGCTGTCCTTCGCCATCATCATGCTGAACACGAGCCTGCACAATCCCAACGTGAAGGACAAGCCCACGGCAGAGCGGTTCATCGCCATGAACCGCGGCATCAACGACGGCGGGGACCtgcctgaggagctgctccag AATCTGTATGAGAGCATCAAGAATGAGCCTTTCAAAATCCCTGAGGATGATGGCAATGACCTCACCCACACCTTCTTCAACCCCGACCGGGAGGGCTGGCTCCTGAAGCTTGG aggaggCAGGGTGAAGACGTGGAAGCGGCGCTGGTTCATCCTGACTGACAACTGCCTTTACTACTTCGAGTACACAACG GACAAGGAGCCCCGTGGCATCATCCCCCTGGAGAACCTGAGCATCCGTGAGGTGGAGGACTCGAAGAAGCCC AACTGCTTTGAGCTCTACATTCCTGACAACAAGGACCAGGTGATCAAGGCCTGCAAGACAGAGGCGGATGGGCGTGTGGTGGAGGGGAACCACACTGTGTACCGCATCTCTGCCCCCACacctgaggagaaggaggagtgGATCAAGTGCATCAA ggctgccatcAGCCGGGACCCCTTCTACGAGATGCTGGCTGCCAGGAAGAAGAAGGTCTCCTCCACCAAGAGGCACTAG
- the CYTH1 gene encoding cytohesin-1 isoform X4, protein MVLRAEGNVPSDLTPEECQELENIRRRKQELLADIQRLKDEIAEVTNEIENLGSTEERKNMQRNKQVAMGRKKFNMDPKKGIQFLIENDLLKNTCEDIAQFLYKGEGLNKTAIGDYLGERDEFNIQVLHAFVELHEFTDLNLVQALRQFLWSFRLPGEAQKIDRMMEAFAQRYCQCNPGVFQSTDTCYVLSFAIIMLNTSLHNPNVKDKPTAERFIAMNRGINDGGDLPEELLQNLYESIKNEPFKIPEDDGNDLTHTFFNPDREGWLLKLGGRVKTWKRRWFILTDNCLYYFEYTTDKEPRGIIPLENLSIREVEDSKKPNCFELYIPDNKDQVIKACKTEADGRVVEGNHTVYRISAPTPEEKEEWIKCIKAAISRDPFYEMLAARKKKVSSTKRH, encoded by the exons ATGGTGCTCAGGGCAGAGGGCAACG TGCCCAGTGACCTGACCCCAGAGgagtgccaggagctggagaacATCCGCCGCcgaaagcaggagctgctggctgacATACAG cGCCTGAAGGATGAGATAGCAGAAGTGACGAATGAGATCGAGAACCTGGGCTCCACGGAGGAGAG GAAAAACATGCAGAGGAACAAGCAGGTGGCCATGGGCAGGAAGAAGTTCAACATGGATCCCAAGAAG GGCATCCAGTTCCTGATTGAGAACGACCTGCTGAAGAACACATGTGAGGACATTGCTCAGTTCCTGTACAAGGGAGAGGGCCTCAACAAGACAGCCATCGGCGACTACTTGGGCGAGAG GGATGAGTTCAACATCCAAGTCCTGCATGCCTTTGTGGAGCTGCATGAATTCACCGACCTCAACCTTGTGCAGGCCCTGCG GCAGTTCCTGTGGAGCTTCCGGCTGCCGGGGGAGGCACAGAAGATTGACCGGATGATGGAGGCTTTTGCCCAGCGGTACTGCCAGTGCAACCCCGGTGTCTTCCAGTCCACAG acACCTGCTACGTGCTGTCCTTCGCCATCATCATGCTGAACACGAGCCTGCACAATCCCAACGTGAAGGACAAGCCCACGGCAGAGCGGTTCATCGCCATGAACCGCGGCATCAACGACGGCGGGGACCtgcctgaggagctgctccag AATCTGTATGAGAGCATCAAGAATGAGCCTTTCAAAATCCCTGAGGATGATGGCAATGACCTCACCCACACCTTCTTCAACCCCGACCGGGAGGGCTGGCTCCTGAAGCTTG gaggCAGGGTGAAGACGTGGAAGCGGCGCTGGTTCATCCTGACTGACAACTGCCTTTACTACTTCGAGTACACAACG GACAAGGAGCCCCGTGGCATCATCCCCCTGGAGAACCTGAGCATCCGTGAGGTGGAGGACTCGAAGAAGCCC AACTGCTTTGAGCTCTACATTCCTGACAACAAGGACCAGGTGATCAAGGCCTGCAAGACAGAGGCGGATGGGCGTGTGGTGGAGGGGAACCACACTGTGTACCGCATCTCTGCCCCCACacctgaggagaaggaggagtgGATCAAGTGCATCAA ggctgccatcAGCCGGGACCCCTTCTACGAGATGCTGGCTGCCAGGAAGAAGAAGGTCTCCTCCACCAAGAGGCACTAG
- the CYTH1 gene encoding cytohesin-1 isoform X3 — protein MEEEEGGGCVPSDLTPEECQELENIRRRKQELLADIQRLKDEIAEVTNEIENLGSTEERKNMQRNKQVAMGRKKFNMDPKKGIQFLIENDLLKNTCEDIAQFLYKGEGLNKTAIGDYLGERDEFNIQVLHAFVELHEFTDLNLVQALRQFLWSFRLPGEAQKIDRMMEAFAQRYCQCNPGVFQSTDTCYVLSFAIIMLNTSLHNPNVKDKPTAERFIAMNRGINDGGDLPEELLQNLYESIKNEPFKIPEDDGNDLTHTFFNPDREGWLLKLGGGRVKTWKRRWFILTDNCLYYFEYTTDKEPRGIIPLENLSIREVEDSKKPNCFELYIPDNKDQVIKACKTEADGRVVEGNHTVYRISAPTPEEKEEWIKCIKAAISRDPFYEMLAARKKKVSSTKRH, from the exons TGCCCAGTGACCTGACCCCAGAGgagtgccaggagctggagaacATCCGCCGCcgaaagcaggagctgctggctgacATACAG cGCCTGAAGGATGAGATAGCAGAAGTGACGAATGAGATCGAGAACCTGGGCTCCACGGAGGAGAG GAAAAACATGCAGAGGAACAAGCAGGTGGCCATGGGCAGGAAGAAGTTCAACATGGATCCCAAGAAG GGCATCCAGTTCCTGATTGAGAACGACCTGCTGAAGAACACATGTGAGGACATTGCTCAGTTCCTGTACAAGGGAGAGGGCCTCAACAAGACAGCCATCGGCGACTACTTGGGCGAGAG GGATGAGTTCAACATCCAAGTCCTGCATGCCTTTGTGGAGCTGCATGAATTCACCGACCTCAACCTTGTGCAGGCCCTGCG GCAGTTCCTGTGGAGCTTCCGGCTGCCGGGGGAGGCACAGAAGATTGACCGGATGATGGAGGCTTTTGCCCAGCGGTACTGCCAGTGCAACCCCGGTGTCTTCCAGTCCACAG acACCTGCTACGTGCTGTCCTTCGCCATCATCATGCTGAACACGAGCCTGCACAATCCCAACGTGAAGGACAAGCCCACGGCAGAGCGGTTCATCGCCATGAACCGCGGCATCAACGACGGCGGGGACCtgcctgaggagctgctccag AATCTGTATGAGAGCATCAAGAATGAGCCTTTCAAAATCCCTGAGGATGATGGCAATGACCTCACCCACACCTTCTTCAACCCCGACCGGGAGGGCTGGCTCCTGAAGCTTGG aggaggCAGGGTGAAGACGTGGAAGCGGCGCTGGTTCATCCTGACTGACAACTGCCTTTACTACTTCGAGTACACAACG GACAAGGAGCCCCGTGGCATCATCCCCCTGGAGAACCTGAGCATCCGTGAGGTGGAGGACTCGAAGAAGCCC AACTGCTTTGAGCTCTACATTCCTGACAACAAGGACCAGGTGATCAAGGCCTGCAAGACAGAGGCGGATGGGCGTGTGGTGGAGGGGAACCACACTGTGTACCGCATCTCTGCCCCCACacctgaggagaaggaggagtgGATCAAGTGCATCAA ggctgccatcAGCCGGGACCCCTTCTACGAGATGCTGGCTGCCAGGAAGAAGAAGGTCTCCTCCACCAAGAGGCACTAG